The sequence ATCGTAGCTCAAGCAAGTGGACAACAGGAACTACAAAAAGTTGGTGGAATAGTTGATGAGTTGATGAAAAGAGCTAAAAATGCTGGAGTAAGTGTAGATGATTTAGCTGAAAAAATGAAAAAGCTTGGGAAAAAAGCTGAAAATACTCAACCTTATAATGCTTTTATAGGAAAAATGAAGCAGATAGCTGGAATTACAGCAGTAGGAATGGGAATAAAGAAATCTATTAGTATGTTTACTGCCTTTGATGATGTAGCTCGTAGAGTTCAAGGAACAACAGGAGCTAATGCTGAAACTATGGAGTTATTAAGATATCAAGCTAAAGAGCTTGGAAGAACAACTTCTTGGAGTGCTAGTGAAGCTGCTGAAGCTCAATTTGAATTTGCAAAAGCTGGATTTAGTAACAATGAAATTCTAGCAGCAACTCCGGGAATATTAGATACAGCAACGGCAGCTCAAATGGGATTAGCAGAAGCTACTGAAATTACAGCTGGAGCTTTAAGAATGTTTGGATTAGATGCCAGCAAGTCTATACAAGTAGGAGATATGCTTACTAAAACAGCTAGTTCAACTACTACTGATGTTAGAGATTTAGCTGAAAGTTTGAAATATAGTGGAAATGGTGCTAAACAATTTGGACTTAGTTTAGAGCAAACTTTAGGAATACTTGGACAATTAGGTAACTTATCATTAAAAGGCTCTCAAGCTGGAACTGCCTTACAAGCTGTATTTTCTACACTACAAAATAGTAAAAAACAAGAAATGTTAATGAATATAGGAGTACAGCTTACAGAAGATGGAAGCTATAGAAATATCTTAGATATTATTGAAGATATAAAAGACAAAACTAAGGGAATGGAGAAAGCCCAAAGAGAGAGTTTTATAAGTCAAGTATTCCAAGAACAAGGTTCTCAAGCTATGAATAGACTACTAGATACTCCTAAGGAAGAGTTAGATAAACTTATAAATGAAGTCCAAAGTTCAAGTGGTTTTGCTAGTCAACTTGCTAAAATACTCGGAGCTGGTGTTGGAGGAGCATTTAAAAATTTAACTTCAGCAACTGAGGGTTTGGGTATATCATTTGGACAATATTTAACTCCAGCAATAATAGATGTTATAAATATAGCAACACAACTTATTTCAGCAGGTACAGGGTTTATTGATTGGTTAAACTCTGGAAGTTATGTAGCCAATGCTTTAACTTTTACTATCTCAGCTTTAACTGCTGGTTTCTTAGCTTATAAAGGGGTTTTAATTGCTACTACTATATGGGAGAAAGCTTTAACAACAGCTAGTGCTATAAAAAATGGTATTTTATTTGCTGGAAATATTGCTATGTCAGCAGCTACCATTGTAACTGCTCTTTTCACAGGAAATATGTTTTTAGCAACAACAGCAACTACTGCTTTAACCACTGCTTTAGCAATTTTAA is a genomic window of Fusobacterium mortiferum ATCC 9817 containing:
- a CDS encoding phage tail tape measure protein — translated: MAREVDYIEIVAQASGQQELQKVGGIVDELMKRAKNAGVSVDDLAEKMKKLGKKAENTQPYNAFIGKMKQIAGITAVGMGIKKSISMFTAFDDVARRVQGTTGANAETMELLRYQAKELGRTTSWSASEAAEAQFEFAKAGFSNNEILAATPGILDTATAAQMGLAEATEITAGALRMFGLDASKSIQVGDMLTKTASSTTTDVRDLAESLKYSGNGAKQFGLSLEQTLGILGQLGNLSLKGSQAGTALQAVFSTLQNSKKQEMLMNIGVQLTEDGSYRNILDIIEDIKDKTKGMEKAQRESFISQVFQEQGSQAMNRLLDTPKEELDKLINEVQSSSGFASQLAKILGAGVGGAFKNLTSATEGLGISFGQYLTPAIIDVINIATQLISAGTGFIDWLNSGSYVANALTFTISALTAGFLAYKGVLIATTIWEKALTTASAIKNGILFAGNIAMSAATIVTALFTGNMFLATTATTALTTALAILTSPVALIVGAIVGLGIGFYMLYKKSERFRKGVDALISPLKELWGWIKKFSFVEGIIDFGKNVYNKAKDFVTAGTQGKTNEETEKEIQDRVNQVKNNPNQASNEVSAGTGQGVNTDYLLSGSGTGNGKIKHNGYYLKGTKNSGTNGSVYNNSSSSSNSNNVYTSAPVEKTIEEKMLDTLLAIKNLLSFKGEKSNNTATNNSQIVININKGDNISDIISQVVEDLTVILGNI